Below is a window of Parcubacteria group bacterium DNA.
TGGAAACCAAAGAACCGGTGATGTTATTTCAAAGGATAAAATAATTTTATGTTAATCGATACTCATGCGCATCTAAATTTCTCTGCATTTAAAGGCGATGCGGATGAAACAGTAAAGCGGGCTCTGGATAACGATATCTGGATGATTAATGTCGGATCGCAGTATTCAACCAGCCAGCGGGCGGTTTTGATGGCGGAAAAATATAAAGAAGGCGTGTATGCCGCCGTTGGAATTCATCCGTTGCATCTGCAAAAAATAAATTTTAGTTACAAGGACGACAATGAATTAGAGGAAGTGGAAATAAAAACTAACGGAGAAGATTTTGAGTATTCAAAATATTTGGAACTGGCCAAAAATTCCAAAGTAGTGGCAATCGGAGAAATGGGGTTGGATTATCATCATTTTGAAGAGGGAGATGACAGAGAAGAATTAAAGAAAAAACAAAAAGAGGTTCTTATTCAGGGAATTAAACTGGCTAATGAAGTCGAAAAACCGATAATGATCCATTGTTGGGATGCCTACGAAGACCTTTATGAAATTTTGAAGGATAATCCAGCGGTCAGAAGGGGAATCATTCACAGCTTTGTGGGTGGACATAAAACTGCGCTAAAATTTGTTGAATTAGGATATAAAATTGGACTCAATGGAATCATAACTTATTCAGAAAGTTACGATCGTCTGATCAAGGAAATTGATTTAAAAAATATGCTCTTGGAAACCGACTGTCCGTATTTAGCTCCGGTTCCTAGAAAAGGCGAAAGAAACGAGTCTATGTATGTTAAATATGTCGCCGAAAAAATTGCGGAAATTAAAAGGGTGAACATAGAAAAAGTGGAAAAATCAACGACAGAAAATGCGAGAAGATTGTTAGGAATATAACTGCTATGTCATTCCGGGCTTGACCCGGAATCTACGCTGGCGAATTTTCGAAAGCGTAGATTCCTGCTTTCGCAGGAATGACAAACCCCCATTTTCCAAAAAACAAAAAGGCTTATTCGAGCTATTATTTATATAATGCAATTTCGGGTTTTTGACCCTTGACATTTTTTGCAAATTACTAAACAATGAAAAAGGAATGAATAACGATGAACAAAAAATACCGTGGTGGGAGCCGGGTATGGTTATGTTTGCCAGACTTTCCGGATGGATTGCCGGACCGGTAATTGTGGCTGTCTTCGTTGGAAGATGGTTGGACAAAAAATACGACACTGCTCCCTGGATTTTTTTGGCGAGTGTCGGAGTCGCTTTTGTTATTTCATCAATGGGGATAGTTAAAGAGGCAAAAGCGATGATGAATAAGATCATTGAAGACGAAAAGAAGAAAAAAAATGGCGGAAAACAATAACAACGAAATAGAACATGAGACCACGATTTTTGCCGAACCGATTTTTCACATCGGAAGTTTTACCGTTACCAACGCTTTACTCAATAGCTGGCTGGCGGTAATAATTTTATTATTATTTTTTGTAGCGGCAGGAAGAAAGATAAAAAAAATTCCCAGAGGAGTCCAAAATATGTTCGAAACAATTTTGGAAGGCGCATTGAGTTTTGCCGATAGCATTACCGGAGACAGAAAAAAATCACAGAAATTGCTTCCAATCTGTCTGACATTGTTTTTATTTATTCTGGTTAATAATTATCTGGGACTGATGCCTTTTGTCGGATCGATCGGTTTTATTGAAGAATTACATGGAGAAAGGTTTTTCATCCCGATGTTCCGGGGAGCAACCGCTGATCTTAATACTACCTTGGCATTAGCTTTGTTTTCGGTAGTAGCTATCCATGTTTTTGGAGCGATGATGGTTGGAGGCTGGAATTATTTCAATAGATTTATCAATGTCAAGGCATTTTTAGAAATCCCCAAAAAATTCAAAAAGGACAAAAATATTCTGCTGGTCAATCCGATTAAGGCTTTTGTCAGCATGATTGAAATAGTGGGAGAAGTGGCAAAAATTGCCTCTCTGTCGCTCAGGCTTTTTGGGAATATTTTTGCCGGTGAAGTTCTGTTGGTTTCGATGATGGCTATTTTTGCATTTTTAACCCCGGTGCCTTTTATGTTTTTGGAAATTATTGTCGGATTAGTCCAGGCGCTGGTGTTCTCTATTTTAGTTCTGGTTTTTATGAGTATGGCGACAGCGACAGAAGAACATTAAATTTGAAATTAATTATTTAATAATATTTTATTCATCAAGCGACGTTAAAAACCAAAAAATTATTGTCGACTTGAGAATAAAAGCAAAATCCTATGGAAGGAGAAGCAGTAAAAACAGCTCTCGATCTGACTATGATCGCAAAAGCTCTGGCAATCGGAATCGGATCCATTTGCCCGGCTTTGGCAATTGGAAGAATTGGAGCAAAAGCGATGGAATCAATCGGAAGAAATCCTGAAGCAGCCGGAAAAATTCTGGCCCCGATGCTTCTCTCGGCAGCTTTTGCTGAAGCAATCGCAATTTATGCCTTGGTAGTGGCTTTCACAATCAGCTAGCAGCAACTAGTATTATCTATTGGCTCCCAATAAAATGGGAGTCATCGTGAGAATATTAAAATGCTAATAATTGCGAATGTCAAAAACAATATATTCGAATAAATTGTTTTGTTATTCGCGAGAATTCGTTACTTATGGACGCTCTAATCGGAACATTTCACATTGATTACAAAATATTAATCGCGCAGATAGTTAATTTTTCTATTGTGCTTTTTGTGCTGTACAAATTCGCTTACGGACCTCTCGTTAAAGTGATGAATGACCGAACGGAAAAAATAGAAAAAGGACTGAGGGATGCCAAGGAAGCTAACAAAAAACTTACGGAAACTGAAGAAAGGGAAAAAGAAGTTTTGAGTAAGGCCAGGAAAGAAGCGCAGGCTATTATTGAAGTGGCGGACAAAACAGCTTTGAAAAACAAGGAAGATCTTTTAAATGAAGCCAAGAAAAAATCGGAAGAAATTGTGGCTAATACCCAGAAGCAGTTGGAGGAAGAAAAAAAGAAAATGATGAGTGAAGTGAAATCTGAAATAGCCAATTTAGTCGTGGCTGCAACGGGAAAAGTGATTGATGAGAAGATGGATAGCGGAAAGGACAGGGAGATAATAAAGAAGGCTATAGAATAATTTTTCATGTCATTCCGGGCTTGACCCGGAATCTACGCTAGCGATATGCGGGAATGTAGATTCCTGCTTTCGCAGGAATAACAAATATTTATGAAAATATCCAATACACAATATGCCAGCGCGCTGTATGAATCAGCGAAAGGAAAATCTCAAAGCGAGATTAATGAAATTGTGGCTAATTTTGTGAAAGTTTTGGCGAAAAATAATCAGATTAAAAATATCAATAGCATAATCAGCAAATTCAGAGATATTTGGAACAAGGAAGAAGGAATTGTAGAAGCAGAAGTAGCAAGCCGGGAGAAATTAGATAGAGAATTGAGAGTTGAGATAGAGAAATTTGTTGGAAAGAAATACAATACGAAGAATGTTGAGATAAAGAGTATAATTGATTCAGATATTAAAGGCGGAATTATTGTAAGGGTTGGGGATGAAGTGATGGACGGAAGCGTTGAAAGGCAGTTGGCTGATTTGAAGAAAAAATTAGAGAGTTAAAAAAGAATAATTTAAAAACCCCTTCTCCTTCTAGGAGAAGGTGCCCGCCTCGGGCGGATGAGGTAAATTTGAGGGAAGTACGAACTTGAAACCTTCAATCGACCTCACCCCAGCCCTCTCCTAGGAGGAGAGGGAGTTCTAACGTTTAAAGCCACAATTCAGAACTTAAAGAATTTGAGTTTTGAACAGTAGTTTTTAAAAAAAGTTCTTTGGAAAAATAAAAAAAGGCCAAATGTTGGACGGTTGTCCAACAAATGACCTCGGGTATGACCATTGGAAATTTAGACTTTCACAACAGGAGTATCCTGTGCGAAAGAATAGTAATCTTCGCCACAGGTGGCATTGATTTCCCGTGACTCGATAAGTGATTTTCCCGACTGATGAAGCCCGAATTTCATCATTGGTTGGATCTTAGTGAAAGGTGCATATGCCTCTGCTCCTTTCGTCTTAAATTCATCTCCAATCTCTAGGTTTCCGAAATAGATATCCATGATAGCCTCCTTTTTTTCGGGGAATAATTTTGAGCCTAAATTCAGCTCAATGGGCAATTATAGCACCAAACAGAGAAAAAGTCAATAGTTGAGTTTTAACTAGTGAATATTAGTCAAAATAAGCCAATATTTAGCAGTTAAAATTTAATAAATATTTATTGTCATTCCGGGCTTGACCCGGAATCTACGGAATCGTAAAATCACAAGTTAACGAAAGTGTAGATTCCTGCTTTCGCAGGAATGACATGCTAACATATGAACAAGGATTATATCATCGAGCAACTCAAAAAGCAGATTGCGGATTTTAAGAGCGAGGTTGCGACCGAAAAAGTTGGAAAAGTAATGGAAATCGGAGATGGTATTGCCCGAGTTTCCGGACTTTCCAACTGCATGGCTTCGGAAATGTTAGAATTTGGGAATGGCGTTTTCGGAGTGGCTCTCAATCTTGAAGAAGACCGGATTGGAGCGATGATTCTGGGTGAATATACGGACATTAAAGAAGGCGACGAAGTGAAATCGACCGGAAAGATTCTTTCTGTTCCAGTTACAGAAAAACTCATCGGAAGAGTGGTAAATCCGCTCGGAATGCCGATTGATGGAAAAGAAGAAATCAAGGCCGATGAATTTTATCCGATTGAAAAAATTGCTCCCGGCGTTATTGCTCGAAGTTCGGTTAACCAACCGGTTCAGACTGGTATCAAAGCGATTGATGCGATGATTCCGATTGGAAGGGGCCAGCGCGAACTTATTATCGGCGACCGCCAGACCGGAAAAACTGCTATTGCAATTGACACTATCATCAATCAGAAAGGACAGGATATGGTTTGCGTCTATGTGGCAATCGGACAGAAAAAATCAAAAGTAGCTAGAATTGTGAAAGAACTGGAAGAGCGAGGCGCAATGGAGTACACGATCGTGGTGGTGGCTGGCGCATCTGATCCGGCTCCATTTTCCTACATCGCTCCGTATGCCGGATGCGCGATGGGAGAATATTTTATGGATAAAGGATTGGATGTTCTGATGGTGTATGATGATCTTTCCAAGCACGCTTGGGCGTATCGCCAGGTTTCTCTTATCCTCAAAAGACCGCCAGGACGCGAAGCTTACCCGGGAGATATCTTCTATCTGCATTCAAGACTTTTGGAAAGAAGCGCGAAAATGAGCAAGGAACTGGGCGGAGGTTCGATTACCGCTCTTCCGGTCATTGAAACTCAAGCCGGAGATGTTTCCGCTTATATCCCGACTAATGTTATTTCTATTACTGATGGACAGATTTATTTGGAAGCCGATCTTTTCTACAAAGGAATGAGGCCGGCGCTTAATGTGGGAATTTCTGTTTCTCGGGTGGGATCCGCCGCGCAGATCAAAGCGATGAAAAAAGTGGCTGGAAAACTGAAATTGGATATGGCGCAGTATCGGGAACTGGAAGCTTTTGCCCAGTTCGGATCAGATCTCG
It encodes the following:
- a CDS encoding TatD family hydrolase, with translation MLIDTHAHLNFSAFKGDADETVKRALDNDIWMINVGSQYSTSQRAVLMAEKYKEGVYAAVGIHPLHLQKINFSYKDDNELEEVEIKTNGEDFEYSKYLELAKNSKVVAIGEMGLDYHHFEEGDDREELKKKQKEVLIQGIKLANEVEKPIMIHCWDAYEDLYEILKDNPAVRRGIIHSFVGGHKTALKFVELGYKIGLNGIITYSESYDRLIKEIDLKNMLLETDCPYLAPVPRKGERNESMYVKYVAEKIAEIKRVNIEKVEKSTTENARRLLGI
- a CDS encoding AtpZ/AtpI family protein, with the protein product MNNDEQKIPWWEPGMVMFARLSGWIAGPVIVAVFVGRWLDKKYDTAPWIFLASVGVAFVISSMGIVKEAKAMMNKIIEDEKKKKNGGKQ
- a CDS encoding FoF1 ATP synthase subunit a, with the protein product MAENNNNEIEHETTIFAEPIFHIGSFTVTNALLNSWLAVIILLLFFVAAGRKIKKIPRGVQNMFETILEGALSFADSITGDRKKSQKLLPICLTLFLFILVNNYLGLMPFVGSIGFIEELHGERFFIPMFRGATADLNTTLALALFSVVAIHVFGAMMVGGWNYFNRFINVKAFLEIPKKFKKDKNILLVNPIKAFVSMIEIVGEVAKIASLSLRLFGNIFAGEVLLVSMMAIFAFLTPVPFMFLEIIVGLVQALVFSILVLVFMSMATATEEH
- a CDS encoding ATP synthase F0 subunit C, giving the protein MEGEAVKTALDLTMIAKALAIGIGSICPALAIGRIGAKAMESIGRNPEAAGKILAPMLLSAAFAEAIAIYALVVAFTIS
- the atpF gene encoding F0F1 ATP synthase subunit B, yielding MDALIGTFHIDYKILIAQIVNFSIVLFVLYKFAYGPLVKVMNDRTEKIEKGLRDAKEANKKLTETEEREKEVLSKARKEAQAIIEVADKTALKNKEDLLNEAKKKSEEIVANTQKQLEEEKKKMMSEVKSEIANLVVAATGKVIDEKMDSGKDREIIKKAIE
- the atpH gene encoding ATP synthase F1 subunit delta — encoded protein: MKISNTQYASALYESAKGKSQSEINEIVANFVKVLAKNNQIKNINSIISKFRDIWNKEEGIVEAEVASREKLDRELRVEIEKFVGKKYNTKNVEIKSIIDSDIKGGIIVRVGDEVMDGSVERQLADLKKKLES
- the atpA gene encoding F0F1 ATP synthase subunit alpha; amino-acid sequence: MNKDYIIEQLKKQIADFKSEVATEKVGKVMEIGDGIARVSGLSNCMASEMLEFGNGVFGVALNLEEDRIGAMILGEYTDIKEGDEVKSTGKILSVPVTEKLIGRVVNPLGMPIDGKEEIKADEFYPIEKIAPGVIARSSVNQPVQTGIKAIDAMIPIGRGQRELIIGDRQTGKTAIAIDTIINQKGQDMVCVYVAIGQKKSKVARIVKELEERGAMEYTIVVVAGASDPAPFSYIAPYAGCAMGEYFMDKGLDVLMVYDDLSKHAWAYRQVSLILKRPPGREAYPGDIFYLHSRLLERSAKMSKELGGGSITALPVIETQAGDVSAYIPTNVISITDGQIYLEADLFYKGMRPALNVGISVSRVGSAAQIKAMKKVAGKLKLDMAQYRELEAFAQFGSDLDEKTRFQIERGKRTAEILKQGQYQPMAVENQVAILYALTNGFLDDVDVDKLKVWEDEFHKFMNGQKKEVLTLIAEKKELTDDVVKALEGAIKSFKEMQK